In the Synechococcus sp. MU1643 genome, TGGCTTGTCCTGTCGGGTAGGTGGACTGTGATGCTGATCAAACTTGAGCAGAAGATTCGTTCGTTACGTCGCTAACAAGCTTCAGGAGCCCAGCCCACTTCCTTTTCCAGGTGGGTCGTTTTCTATCTGCCGTGAGTCTTCCCCGCTCGCCAGACTTCGCCCCATGGCGAATAAGGACCGCAGCAACCACGAACCGCCCCAGAAGCCTGGTGGTGAGGGCTGGCTCTACAGCGAGCAATAGCAGAAGCTCTGTCACTTCAAGCCCGCGATGGCCACCGTGCATGCGCAGTGGGTTAAAGGCGCTCTTGCCTCCATCGCCGAGCTGACTGACAAAGAACGAGCGGTGCTGACTCAAGTAGGCAGAGGACTCGGCAACAGCGATATAGCCGAGGAGCTTTTCATCTCAGAGGAGACATGCAAAAGCCACCTTCGGGCAATCCGTCAAAAGGTTGGCGAGACAGACAGAGTGAAACTTGCTCTCATTGCCATCAGAGCAGGCATTTAATTCACCTGAACACATTGATCGGCCCTCTACGAGAGGCTCCAGCAACGCCTTCTCATTAGCCAATTAAGGCTGAGGCCAAGGATGTCAGCGGTAGGGATTCGGACCTTGGAACACCCAACGTGATTGACGTTTAATCCTTTGCCCTTTGCTTCTCCAACAAGAGCTTGGCCTTGTCGTAGCGCTTTTGAAAACCAGCTTTCAGTCCCGAGTGCTGGGCCATCAGCTGCGCACGGGCTCCATCCTTTCTCTTGGTTTCATAAACCCGATCACACAGCTGCCAATAAAGCTGAATGATTCCGATCTCGCGGGCGTAATCCTTCTGCTTGCGCAGGATGATCGACACCCGCTTGAAGTAGGTAGGTGCAGGGAACCACCGGTTGATCTGAGCCGACTCCATCTCCGCCTTGCAACAGGCCAGCATGAGATCAAGATCGTGTTTGTTCTCCGGGGCCTCTTGGAGAACCTCCCAAGTCTGCTTTCCATCGACAAGCGTCTGAGGAAACATCATTCCGAGGATCTCACCGGAGGCCTTGCCAGCGCACTCGGGTCCGAAATACCAATCGTGATCAGACTTGACGGTCTCTACCAGAGGCGGTTCAGACGGCTTGGGGGGCTTTGCTGAAAGCTCTGAAGCCTCAGGTATCGGTGTCTCAGAACCCTCTGCTTTGGGGTCTGAGGAACGAGGCTCACGGAAGACAGGCGTCCTTATGTGCCTCGTGCTTTTGGCCTTCTGAACTTCTCGATTGAAGACCACCTTGGCGACAACAAAAGCAATCGCCAGGACGGCCAAAAGGAAGCCAAGCAATTCCATGCCTGAACAGACCATGGGTGTTAACAGTCTGGCCGAGGTGACAGTTCATGCCCTTGGAAAGATGTGACTCACTAGGTCGGCGTTGACCTAGTTGATGACGACTGTATCGACGTCAGCGACCTGGAACAGGGTCGACACCTTTGGGTTCCTGGCACTATGACCCGACTTTTAGTGCCCACCGAAATTTCTTACTGGTACTTGGATGCTTCGATAGGGCAATGCGAAACAGCCATTTGTCGCATGATTGCTGCTACAGCGCTTTGATTGTTGAATGCGCGATAGACAGCGAGCTGTTTGCTCAATTCGTGGCATTCCTTTTGTTGGGAGTCCATGAGTAAACCGTTGACATGGAAATCATGGCCTCAGCAAGCATGGCGTGATTGTGCCAAGTGCCACAAAATTACATTGCATGAATCGAAGATCTGAACGACCAGCCTAAGTATTAATACTCCTAAAAGTTTTATGTGATCAATGATGCAGAGGTAGTGCAATCAGCCTATTAAGGTTTTATTGATATAGGAGATGGCTATGGGATTGACTATTCCAGCGCTCTCAATCGGGGTCGTTATGTATCTATTTTTTCACTTTTTGCTGCGAGGCGTGTTCGGCTAATTAATGAAGCCTGGCTAATCAGTCAGACGTTGACCGCTGCCACGAGGTCTGCCGTCGCGTTTGGCTTGAACCGGGCGTAGCTCTTCAGGTGCACTTCGATGGTGTGCCCCATTGCCTCGCTGATGTTGGCGATGGGGATATTGGCAGCGTGCATCCCCTTGGCGTAGCGATGCCGGAATGAATAGGGGGTGAGCTGCTCACCCTGTCGCTTGGCGTCTTCACGCATCGACAACCAAACCGTCCGCCGGCGCAGATAACGACTTAATGCCTCGCTGCCGTTGCCTTCACTGTTCAACGGCGGCAATTTCTCGCCCACCTGCAATCGGCTTTGCAGGTTCCAGTTGATCGCAGACCCATCTGCATCGCGCACCAACAAGGGGTGCAGCCTGCGCGGTTGCGTCTTGGCTCCCTTCGTTCCCCCCATCGACTTCTGATAAATCGTCCAGAGTTCTGCCCTGTTTGCTCCGTCCTTAATCCGGAGATACCGCAACTCCTCAGGGCGCAGGCCGTAGACGGAACAGAGCTGAATGGCGAACCGCCAGCGGTTGTGCTTTTCACCCTGAGGCAGGTTGTCGAGGATCTGGAGGATCTGCGCATCACTGAGGGGGTAACCGATGCGCTTTGGCTTCAGGGTCTCTGGGAGCGTCGCAGGGGGGAAGTAAATGGGCTTTAGGTGTCCATGTTGCACCGCCCAGTTCAGGAAGCTGTAGAGCTTCTGCCGGCACATCTGGCGCATCCTTGTGCCCTGTTCCCATTGGGCCAGGCATTGCATCGCTAACGCTTCACCGTCCACTGGGGGTCGGCCTTCGAATGCCTTGGCGCAGTTGCGCAGCACAGGCAGATAAAAGCCCTCCCAGGTCTTGTCGCCAGCGTTGGGGACGAACTCCCGGTAAGTCTCGATTAACTGGCTGAAATCCAGCTTCTGGTGACTGCTGGAGGTGTCGGCGTTTTGTGCGGCCGCGGCAAGGGTGATCTGTCCACCGTTCCAGCGCTTGAAGATCTGTTGGATGCGGGGCAACGCAAGCGCAGAACCACGCGCAGTCCACTCAAACGGGAGTGAAACAGTCCCCGCATCACGGACTACTAAGCGAATCCGGCCGCGGTTGTTGCGGACGTACCAGCTCTCTCCGCAGGTCTCTGCGATCTGACGGCGGAAGGGCTTGATCCAGCTTTCTGTCTCAGAAACGCGGGGCAAGTGAATGAGGCCGGTTGCCACCTGAAGCGTGCCAAAGCTGTGCCAAAGGCGTCAAGCATCTGCTGACACCTGCCGACACTTGACGACGTAGTAACACTGCGAAAACTGAGTGATCGTCTGGAGAGCCCCAGTGTTGGCCTTGTTATGCAGGCTGCTGGTGCAGCAACCAGTCGTTGAAGCCGCTGGTGTTCAGTTCGCTGATGCAGCTCTGCAGTTTGCGCAGATGGCTCTGCTTGATCTGGGTGAGCCGCTGCCCTTCCTGGGTTGTTGGCCCGACGCGGATTCGCTGCTGATTGAGCAGGTCCATTTCACGATCCAGATGCTCCATCAGGTTGAGCAGGGCGTAGCCCTGCTTGATTTCCTGCGCGCTGAGAGGCCTTGCGAAATAACCCATCCGCCAGCCCTTAAGGATTGCTTAATTATCTCACGATGAGGCTTGCTGGTCTCGTTTGAGCCTTGATGAAAAGGCCTCCGGAAGCCCTTGGGCCGCGTGTGAGAGGTGTCTTGTTCCCCAAATGAAGTGTGGTGGCAGCGACCTTGTGAAGCATGACCAGGTTGTGGCGAGGGCATGTCCAGGCGTAACTCGCGTGTTCAAGGAATCGCTGAGGCAGAACATCTTGGCGTCAGTTCGGAACAAGCTCGTCGATTGAGACGCAACGGGCCCAGCCGGCTGCTGGTAGCTCGGTGTTCTCTCAATCGACAATCTTGTAGAGCAGCTTGAACTGGCAGAAGCCAGCGGTGTCTTTCAGTGCTGGAACGTGAACACGGACCTCCGGCAGCGGTAGAAGAAAATCCCGGTTGGCTTGGGGCTTGGAATAAAACGCCGTGCCTGGCTTCACGGTGAAAACAGCTGCTTGTCCCGCTGGGACCAGCGTGCCCAAGAGCAATCCAGCCGTCAGGAATCGGCGCATTTGGCTCGTGGGTTGGTCTGGAGAAATTAAGAAGCGACCTTTCTGTCGTCAATGCAGGCTGCTTGCTCAGCACGAACTGGGTAGGGTCCGATGGACTGGTTGATAGGCATGGGCGATTACACAGCAGCGATCTGGGTCACCATCGGTCTGACGGTCATCCTCACAGTTCCTGTCGTCTGGCAATTTATGCAACCCAACGATGATGATTTCGGTGACCTCACCCGTAGAAAGTGAGCCAACACGACGCCGTCACCATCCGTTGCTGGCAATTGACGGGTCAAACAGCAATCGAGGACATGGTTCTCGGTGTCGATGAACGTGCTGTCCGTGATGGGATCAATGTGCTGTCGTCCGACGATTTTGATGCCTGTTTGGCCATCGTGGTCTGTCGCATGGGGCCCAATTTCTATGCCCATCTGTAGCAGGTGGCGGGGCATTACAAGGGAGATGCCAGTGGGATCTGGGACCGCAGTCGCGGCTCCGGTGCTCCCGAGGGAACGGCCTATGAGATCAAACCGGTCACTCGCATTCAGCGTGTTCCTGAGGCGTTGATCGGCCCCGACTCCCCCGAGGGAATTGCTGTGTCCCATCGGGTTGCCGTCATGCACTATCTGCTCAACATGGGCTAGGCCATGCACCCCGTTGAAAATGTTTCGAACTATCCCCGTCCTCCCC is a window encoding:
- a CDS encoding tyrosine-type recombinase/integrase, whose amino-acid sequence is MATGLIHLPRVSETESWIKPFRRQIAETCGESWYVRNNRGRIRLVVRDAGTVSLPFEWTARGSALALPRIQQIFKRWNGGQITLAAAAQNADTSSSHQKLDFSQLIETYREFVPNAGDKTWEGFYLPVLRNCAKAFEGRPPVDGEALAMQCLAQWEQGTRMRQMCRQKLYSFLNWAVQHGHLKPIYFPPATLPETLKPKRIGYPLSDAQILQILDNLPQGEKHNRWRFAIQLCSVYGLRPEELRYLRIKDGANRAELWTIYQKSMGGTKGAKTQPRRLHPLLVRDADGSAINWNLQSRLQVGEKLPPLNSEGNGSEALSRYLRRRTVWLSMREDAKRQGEQLTPYSFRHRYAKGMHAANIPIANISEAMGHTIEVHLKSYARFKPNATADLVAAVNV
- a CDS encoding helix-turn-helix transcriptional regulator, yielding MATVHAQWVKGALASIAELTDKERAVLTQVGRGLGNSDIAEELFISEETCKSHLRAIRQKVGETDRVKLALIAIRAGI